The DNA region CACAGTCATCAAATCTCCCTTTTAATCTCCTCACTGATCAAGAAGTCACTGGGAACAGCTCCTTTGTGGAAGGGCCTCAAAATTCCAACTCAAGTGCACCATTCAAGCATTCAGGGAATGGTGAAAGATTAATCCTAAGATCTAATTCTGGTGTACTATTAGAACAACCATTCTTGTCTGGCAGCATAGAACATTCAAGCTCCATTGGTAAATCAACTTTGGACAAGGACTTCTTAGAGCTGGAAGGACCAAAGGGGAAGAGGCATGGGTCCAAAGGCATGAGCATGTTGGTTTCAGAGATGAAAAACAATTTGGTGGAGCAAGCAGAAAACTCTCTGGATTATGTAGAGCTACCAAGGAATGCCCATAGTAGGCATAGTTCTCTAAGTAGTGTTGGTAAAGTGTCAAAATTTCTGTTGTCATAATTTGTCTTTTCTGCCAAATTGAATGTCTGAAAGTAAATGTGAAATGATGCAGGTGGAAATGGAGGCTTCTACAATTATGAAATAGGGCTAGACAAGTCGCATGGAGAAATTTCAAATGAAAGGTACAATTCTATGATGCTACTAATTGTAATCTTGTAAAATCATGAACTTCTCAAACTCAACTGCCTGTATCTAATTTTcttgtaatatatttatttgtgacATTAAAATAGCAATAAGGGCTCACATGTGCTAATTCTAAGTTTTTAAAGTGATTAACATGGTCTTCTTTTGTTTACAGGCTTCCCCCTAATTTACCCAAAGGGCTTGACAATGATCTAAGCAAACAACAGCTTCTAGCAAGAGCTTCATCCCCCCAGGATGTTTTGCCTGAGTCAACTTCTGCAGCATTTGTCAAGCAGAAAAGTTCAATAACCCTCACATCAGACGGtatattaactctttttttttttcctcacttTACATGCTTGTGATTTGTTTTGTGAGATAGTATTATTGATTCTTTAACCATTGTTAATTGTGGTAAATTACAGAAGGGAAGCGGGAATCAGTCAGCAATCCTGTAGCAACCCAAGTTCCTGAAACTCAAGCACCTGGCAAAAAAGATGTGCGTTTTAGGAGGACCTCATCTTTCAGTGATGCTGCTGTTTCAGAGACATCATTCATAGACATGCTTAAGAAACCAGTTCTTCCAGAAGCTGACCCATTAAATGCAGCTGCTTTCGAGTCATCTGATGTTGGTGCACCAACCGGGCGAAGTGGCaaaaagaagggaaagaaaGGAAGGCAGATTGATCCTGCTCTCCTCGGCTTTAAAGTTTCTAGCAACCGGATCATGATGGGTGAGATCCAGCGGCTTGAAGATTGACCAAAACAAGTTGTACATTGTATGTACATTTTCTTCTACttgtagatataatttttacaGTTTCTTTTAAAGTCTTTAATAGTTATATTTCTCACGATATAGTTTCAAGATAGGAGCAACTGATTTAGTCTGGGTTACCTCCTTGCCATTCACTATCCATAGTGTTCTGACGAAGTAAGGCATGTGTATATATGGAACAGAGATTTTTTTGTAGGGGTACCATACAATAATGAAAGGAATAGTTACGGTGAACTGTGTCCGTCTGTCTGTCTATTTTGCAGTAGAAATGAGCTTAGATTAAGTTCCAGTTGATGTTTTGGCCACATGAAATGCATTCAATTTCGCCTTTATTGTCACACAAGTAAATCCACCAGTCACTGACATATTGACCAACTTCCAAGCCTTATAATACCGATAAAACGCCTGCATATATTCAACTTATTATCAGCGGCAAAGTTTCTATGAAACACTTTTGGaattgagaaaattttcttGCACTGCCTGTAGCAACTGTAAAATGGGCTCTGGTTGTGAAAGTGATGAAAGCAATGCTGATAGTTCAGTAGCTATAACTTGCAATATTGAAGGAGAGGTTTTCTGAAGCCATTTTATATGCTCAATGGCAACTTGAATCTCTCTAGCATCAGCTAAACATTTCAGCAAAATGACATGGGATTCTGAATGTCCCATATCGGGGGCAAGACCATGAAGAAACTTAACAGCAACAAGAAAATGTCCTGCAAGAAGCATCGGAAATATATATGGTAAACCTTCACATATACATATAACCTCCCATAAGAAAGCATACTTATACTAGAAAAAGAACGGTATTAGTAGCTGTATTCTGCAAAAGGATACACGAGAACGTTGAATAAATACCGTTTTGACAGAGCGAAAGGATAAGTGTGCTTAATATTCTGTGAGCCAGGATTGTGTCCTGAGTAACAGACTTGTGAAAGACTTCGAAAGCAGCTTGAAAATTTGTTTCTTGACAGAGCCCTTTGAGGAGGGACATATAGGTTGTGATATCAGGCGTCACCCCTTTTGCCGACATACGGTGAAAGAGCCTCAAAGCATCTTCAACTTCACCTGCTTCTGAGAATTTCCCTATTAGTGTATTGTAAGTCTTCAGGTTCCCGCTACAGCCATTAGCAAACATCTCATCCCACAATTTTTTAGCAGGACGCAATAGATCCTTTCTACAGCATGCTTCCATGAGACAGTTATAAAATGAGACATTTGGGGCTAaacctttcttcttcatctcctgaagtaccatatatGCTTCTCGCACTCTCCCTGCTGAGCACAAGAAAGAAAACATCACATTGTAACTCTCCATATCTGAGAAATAATCATTTGCAGATAAAAGCTTATAAACCTCCACCAATTCGTCACTCCTCTCATGTTTACATAAGTTCCTGCTCAAGTTACTTAATGTTAACAATGTTGGTAATCTCCCTGttccaatcatataatttaacaagGTGATTGCAGAACCAGGATCAATGCCTGAAACTGATCCTATTAATGCATTTAAAACATCATCATCAATGGGAAAATTCCCACCAACAATCACCTCACCTAATTCTTTTGCTTCACAAATCCGTCGCTCCGAAATCAAACCTAAAATAAATTCTCTATAATCACTAGTTCTTGGAGCAACTcctagttttcttttcttcttcaaaactGTTTCTCTTTCAAAGACATCCCCCATTAGTTTAAACTCTTCAGCAACAATCCTATACGCAATGAAATCAGGTTTGCACTCTCTAATCCTCAACTCATCCAGTACCCTATTAGCCTCCTCCACTCTTTTAGCTTCACAAAGTCCATGAACTATCAAAACCGCAATAATTGACCCGTTAATGGCTGAATTACAACTCCTTTTAACACTTTCTAACATACTTAGAACTTGACCTAATTCAACATTTTTACAAAATCTCCAAATAAACACACCAAAACCAATGGTACTGAATTCTACGCCTCTTTGAGTCATTGCATCAAACACCTTCAATGCACTTTCAAAATACCCATCAGAAGCTAAAGCAGCTAATAGAGAGTTGCATATCTGAGGCCCAATTTCTTCACATTTCGACTTGAGTTCAGTAAACACCAAAAACGCTTTCTGGGTATCTTTCCCTTGAATTAATGAACGAATTATAAAGCAGTAAACAGAAGCATCCAGAGTGACTTTGTTTACTTTGACTTGCTTCAAAACAGAGTCGATGGCGTTGAACTGGcgggaaagagagagagatttgaGGACAGATTGATAAGAGAGAGAGGAGTGAGTGAAGTTGGGCTGCTGAGATGCCCAGTTGAAGAAGCCAAGGGCAAGTGAGTGATGAGTTAATAGATGCGGGTCGATAACTTCAGCCACCAACGCTGGGCTCAGAGAGTCGCGAAGACTGAGTCGATGGAGAGTTTGTTCCAATGAGGGGCTCCAAGATCGTGTTGGCTTTGTGTAGTTCGATGCCGAAATTAGAGCCCGGCTTGTCCGTGTCGCTAACGCAGCCGCCGGTCTCATGATTCATCCAAGTTTACTGCCAAGAGAGAACAAATTAAACGAGGCGTTTCACCATTGGAAACGTATGTACAATTTGCTTTTGTTGGTCAGATTAATATTGTTGCAGGCAACccttaacaaaataaattgttaattcTGCAAccatttttagaaatattttaaaagaaatacaaattgTGCCGCCGCCTATCCCTGTCGTTGATAAGATTGTTCTTCCTAAGGGGTTGAGTTACTCTTAATGTGGGGACTTAAGAAGACTATGTCCTAATCCATGCGATTCATGATAGTCATATCTGGTTCTTCTTCAACGGGATACCGTTCAAATAAAACTTATTACAGCTATAAGAGGGAAAGAATTATTGGAAAGCTCTTCTTCTGGTGTTACATAAACGAAACGGAAAGTACATTGGACTGTCTTAAAATTCTGTATAAATAAAAGAGGATTGATTTTTAAGGTGGTTTGAtaagaaaagggaaaatgactattttctatcTAAGTTTtggtaaaattcaaaatcacacttACGtcagttgaaaattttaaactctcactaatgactgaatttctattaacttttttgttatatgtaaGGGTAAAATGctaattttactgtttatattaaaaaaatctaaaatttattactttttatccacaaattttataaattaatatttcaaccttatttaaagttttcaaactttgaaaattaacattttcacccATAAACttaggttttcatttttttcaaacttaatccctctctcataacttttaaaaacaatagTTTCACTCTTACTCTTCAACTTTAGCTTCCAATATCCCTTTCAGCGTCACTATCGGCTCAGAGAAAGGAGGAGGCTGAAAGGGACGTCGGATTCTGAAATTGAagagtaagggtaaaattactgtttttgaaagttataggaGGCGACtgcaatttgaaaaatatgaaaaccttaggtttaaaggtaaaaatattatttttcaaaatttaaaaactttacgCAAAAgttaaattgttagtttctaaaatttatgaaagaacaaagtacaaattttatatatttttaatataaacagtaaaatgatcaTCTTACCCTTATTTATAAcagaaaaagttaataaaagttAGATCATAAGTGAGAGTTTAGATTTTTCCACTATCGTgggtatgattttgaatttcaattaaaacttgggtggaaaatagtcctttgcccatAAGAAAAGCTGAAAGTCTCTATGAGTTATATGACTTCCTAGAAGCTGTTGAAATCCGATACCATAAATATTGTTTTGGCATAATTTTGGGGCAAAAAAGGATTATTCCCTGGTAAAgattactattttaaaaaagttttcactttttattttttattaacttaaatacttactaaTCATATTacttaaagtaaaaatatttaaaaaacaataatttattacatttttttccttttaatttaaaatttaattttttttttcaattatacaatttgaaaagtgataaaatcCCCTCTAAAGCTTGAAATTGTCATTAGAGATGATAAAATTCATCATCTTCAGTTgtattctctcttcttcttagcttctctttctctctccctctctcatTGACAATTATCGACGTTAAAAATAGAGAGAAAGCAACTGAAGAAGATAAATTTTGTCGTCTCTAGTAACAATTTTAAACTCTAGAAGGgaatttatcactttttaaactttaagtttgagaaaaatgttagattttaaattaaggaaggaaaatatttttatttttaatatttttaattaaataatatttttaaccttaaccctatctacaaaatttaacagataagtgagtatttaaattttaaaaaaataaaaatagaaacttaagaagaaaataatttttgggtaggaataaatcctttggcctaatttaggtgaaaaataattcaTCTCCTtccaaaagaaatttaaatgtCATACTCAAATTTGAGCCTACTTTTAACTTTATTTAGAAGGTACATCATGTCTAATAATATTCAGATGATTTTTTCATTGagctaaattatatttacaaactTCTTAGCTGTACAATCCATGTAACGTTATCCTGtacaaatatacataaaaaattacaagtacCCTAGTAATTTTCACAGTATTCAGATGGTATCTGGGCGTCTTTTCTACAGTACACTAAGCCCTCAATACTCTATGACAGAGGGCAGGAGATATGTACAGTCTGCCCTTTTTGTATGTCTTTTGACTGACTTTTAACATCTGATATTTCTGTACAGCATTTACTTCTCAAACTatacagaaaaaaatttatgagtaGGATCTAATcagtttgaaattttgaaaagatcGAGCTTTAAAAAAGTTTCCCAGAAAAAATCCTGTTGTTCTCTCAGGAGGTTTTGGTGCAACAATTGGGCTGTGCTTTACCTTGAGTTTGGTTTTTCCAATCTGCCCCCGAATAGCCTCGATGATCTTCGGATCAACTGGGTTTCCAGTAACATCCGTGACATAGAAAGTGTCTTTGACCCTCCCTCCTTTTGTCGAAATTTCTGCTCTCTTGATACACAGACTATTTTCACGGAATATCCTTGTGATGTCTGAAAGGAGTCCAATACGATATTCTGTGCACAATTCCAGCTCCAGTCCCTTCGAAAAAAGGTATgaaaattttactataaaatttcAAGTATGCATACAATGATTAAATTTTCACGTAAGTTTTTTGATACCTCTGATGCCCGCCTCTCAATGGCAGCTTCAAGACACTGTATAACACGTTCTCGTTCAGCATCCGAGCTGATTGGAAGCCCATCAACATGTCGAATATAGAATTCCTAAAAGCAAACAGAACagtatttgtttaattaaatggAAAAATAGTTATCTTCATTGGTCCAGTGTGGAAACTCTGTAAATTTTACATGTGAATAAGTTTGCCAAAGTCTGCCTACAATATCATTCTAAAGTTTATGAGCATTAAAGTGTTTTCACTTTCTTACCTGATAAGCTTCCATCTCTCCAGTGTCGACCATTCCGTGAAAAACAACATATTGCATGTCTGTTAGAGTGCAAACAATGTCGAACAATAGTTTCGGGCGATCTTTTGATCTCATAGTTATCACAGTGTAATCTTTCTCAATATTCAAAACAGTAACTTGGGGTCTTGAGCTTTTATCCTCAACTCTTCCCAGTGTTCTCTCAACCCTTTCATAGTCCCTATCATCAAACATAATTTGATGCAGCCTTCTTTCTCTATTCATAACACCAGGAGGTGAAAGTGTTGTCTTTGCTCCTTTGAAGTCATTGTTTGCATTGAGAACATTGCAAAGCAATTGCTTTATGGTTGAGAGGCGTTTGGAATCCTTAATTGCACAGCCAGTGGAATGGTCGGTGACATGAACAACAGCTGCAGCTCTAGCATTATGTGTCCATATCTCAGCATTCACCACATTGCACTGAAGATCCGCAAGAACTGCACATATCTCCGACAATAGACCAGGCCTGTCATTGCCAGTGAGTTCAATTGATGTATGATCTTCTGAAGGAATCACCCCAACAGAGCTTCTCAACGAGGGTGAGAAGCTAGCATCGCTTTCAAGCCTCTATAAAGCATCAAGTTAGATGATCAGCTTAGACAACATCCAGTGAGTCAATGAAACAAAAGCATGAAAAAATAGATCttgcaaaaatgaaaaagagcaGTTCCGGACAAGAATCTATTACCGTTTGAATGTAATTGATGACTTCCTTATCTCTTATTTTGTTCCCGTTGTGATCAATTACATTAAACActgaaaacatatattttgaaacaaaaaaatattagaaacaaaGAGACAAACTCCCAACTCCTTTACAAAGTTTGAGCAGTCGAAAAAACTTTACCATCCATAAACCATCCCCCGTCGGATGATATGTATGCTTTCTTTATTATAAGATCCATATCAGTAAGTACTTGAACAACTTGCAGCAAAATGCCATGCTTGTTAATACTGTCCACCTGAACAGGAAACCCAATTCTTACAGTCACTGTATCTTAAAaccagaaaaataatttaagtgtttgatcaaacaaaatttatgaaCTAGTTCCATCAAGTTCTAAAAAATACCAATAATTATTCACATATCAGTAACTagagaaaatcaaagaaaataaagcaaCCAATTGACcacccaaaccaaacaaaatgctattttatcctaattttaGTAAGGCCAGAATCCAAGCTACTCTAAAGAATAAGACTTATTACCTGTATAACAGTGGCATCCTCACAAGAGTTATTATCAATTACAACTCTGCAATAAGAAGCcacttcaaaaaataaatatattatgcaCCAAAAATggcataaaaattttaagaaagaaatagaGGAGGGCAAAAAGAAGTTCCaatcttcaaaattaaaaaaaaaaaaaaatccagcaGAATATTTGGATTTTCACTTGGGGTTTCCGTCTGGTTTctgagaaaatatattaaaacgtGCGTTTCTCCATCAAATCTCCTCAAAACcaaatttctaaattaattataaaaagccatgtaaaattttctaaatttcaatacataaaattttttttgaaaagaaaaagaagagttaATTCATCCCTTTCCGCTGGTTTtctaaaatgaaaaacagaGACAACTTGCAAACActgtaaaattaaatattttaaagcagaagatttaaaaaaaaaaaaaaaactcttgaCAATAGCACACAAAAACAGCAAGCgtaaaattttccaaatttagaaaacaaaagtTTACCTAGGAGGATTCATCCTTCTGATCAGCTTCGCATACTCATCATCCATTCTCTAAACGTTTactaaaaaaattctaaatttacaatttaaacaCAAACCCAAGAATTAAAATTTCCGCAGAAATCAGAAAGCGATAAACTTCCTTGCCTCCTCCAATATTCCAGGAAAGAAAGAATGGGAGTATAAAAAGAGGAGCAACggaaaattgttataaaaagtAAAGTGAAGTATGGAGTATGGACAACAACCGATAAGCCAGTTATTAGTTTGAGAATTTGTACGTGGCGTCTTTTGATTGGGTAAACTGGACGGTTAATTTAAATGCTTATTCTAGACAGACAGGTTGGTGGTGTTGGTTGGTAACTGGTAAGTAGTGAAGTGTACATGTGTTTTGACCATTTTGGGTCGGTCGGGCTCACACGCACGTGGCGTGTGCAGAATGGTCGGGACATTGCCGGAATTTTTGGCTGCTAATTTCAGTGCTGAAACTCCTCACTGGTCTTTCCAGCCCAGACTCAGTCAACAAACAAACACCATTTATCCTTCAAGTTTCAATTAGATACCAGGGCGGATATGAATCTTTTGAGCCCGAATACCTGTTAACTTGTGTTTATtaggttaaaattaaattaaatttgagtttggtttaaataaaaaataatttaatttaatttaattcgaatttaatttaattttatagatcaaattaatagtttaaatttataatttagtttaattcaaatatatgatttagaTTTATTATTCGAATTTgtagtttattgataaaacgattttattttatctaaataatatttaaaattttttattcgacCTAAACTGAGTCATAAAttcgaactataaattcaaacaaaatcgaGTCAAGAGTTTGAACTATTGATTCGAAccgaatttaaactaaacatcttttagtttgagttcagtttggtttaaaaaacaagtcaaattttttaatataaatttgaactgaactaaatcaaatcgaattgatTTTTGAGATCAAATTGGCTCCAATTATATCTAGGCCTGATTAGAAATAAATTGTCTTAAAATAATTCACTGatcaattattttcaaaattacccaCTAAACTGTCTGAAAGCAGCTGCAGATGGAGAACTCTAGGGTAGTTTGAACCAACTTTTACCTGTAATTAAGTTAGGCACAACTAATTTGTTAGTTGGTAATCAagcaacaaaacaaataataataataataataataataaaagcaagttagtgaaaattatattattaatttatcaaaattgatATTACGAACAGGTATAATGTGTTACCCTCCAACGAAAGTTTGAGCGATGAAGCTGTAATCTCAAGTGAAAGAGTTTAAGTTTTGTgttatattaagattaaatttataattataagattaattacCAAACTTAAAGTTTATCTGTCCAACATAATTGATTTAGCTTTGAAAGCGTAACTCAATTCAAGCAAAAGTTGTGCATAACaaagataagaaagaaaagatgTCCAATGTGTTTGGATATTTATGGACTGCGATACATCCACAGCACAGGtttattaaaaagtatgtattatacgaagagaaagaaagggcAACCACCTGAATTTGATCACGTGTAATGGGGGATGGGAAATATCTTagaaaggtcaaaggactatggCCCACCtaagtttttgtttattttcaaaactACATTTATaactattcaaaatttcaacacCTATCAaatagttaattataaaaaataaaattattattttattaataatattaaaataaataatattttattttattttttctttaaatttaaaaaagtaacaatttttttaaaattaaatttcaaaaaatctatttttcttttttaaggtttgaaaaataaatgtgATCAACTATTCGACAAATAACGACTTCACTCTcctttatttctctctctctctagtgACTTCTTTTGTTATCCAAATGATTAAGGCGTCATCTTTTATAGTTTGGACGATGTCTtgattgtttaaataaaatatcgtTTGAACAACGTCTTCATTGTTCAAATGAAAAATCATATAGACATCATTTTATTATCTAAACAAACATTAGCTTTCATAGTGATGGATAGTCGTCTtttgtgatgagatttggaagaagtataaaaaatgttaattgtCAACTGAAATGGTggcaattaataaaaataaataaaccttaaaaatgaaatattaattttttaaactctaaaaataaataaagtttttgttttaaaaaaataataatattaatttttagagttggCTCTtctatcaattattaaaatttttaataaaaattaatttataaataaacacTTAACTAATAAAAGTTAACCCGTAAACGCATTTTAGAGTTTTTGGAATGATATGATTGTGTTTTTGAGAAATAGTTCCATGGCGTCCTAGAACAGAGCGAGGAATCGGTGTGAAAAAAGCAGAGATTTTTGGGATATTTGCAAAGAAAGAACAAGCGCAGCCGCCCATTGGAGGACCCACTTCAATTCAACTTGCCTAACCACAAGCAACAAATTGTGGGTCCCAAAAACTTAATGTTTTGGAataacattttcaaactttatttattttgtttttctttttgctgTCTTTATCCGCTTCATATTTCGATCGCACACTTGGCTTACTCTAGGTAGGTGGGCATAAATAGTAGTACAAGGAAAGACGACAGCACGAATGCAGTTTTAGGAGGAATCAAAAATAtggatgaaatattaaaaaataaagatggacCAAATTTCAAAATCCCCCATTATTATTAgtgatttcataaaattatgtatatttattttaaataataaattaatatatatttatatattattatgttgtttGTATTCAGTGTATATAtagattattataaaaacaaatttgaaaaaaagtgaACTCCTCTGGGttagaataagtctttttggcctACCATGAATGGAGGAATCCAAAGTACGGATTAAATG from Mangifera indica cultivar Alphonso chromosome 8, CATAS_Mindica_2.1, whole genome shotgun sequence includes:
- the LOC123222672 gene encoding ACT domain-containing protein ACR6-like isoform X1, with the translated sequence MDDEYAKLIRRMNPPRVVIDNNSCEDATVIQVDSINKHGILLQVVQVLTDMDLIIKKAYISSDGGWFMDVFNVIDHNGNKIRDKEVINYIQTRLESDASFSPSLRSSVGVIPSEDHTSIELTGNDRPGLLSEICAVLADLQCNVVNAEIWTHNARAAAVVHVTDHSTGCAIKDSKRLSTIKQLLCNVLNANNDFKGAKTTLSPPGVMNRERRLHQIMFDDRDYERVERTLGRVEDKSSRPQVTVLNIEKDYTVITMRSKDRPKLLFDIVCTLTDMQYVVFHGMVDTGEMEAYQEFYIRHVDGLPISSDAERERVIQCLEAAIERRASEGLELELCTEYRIGLLSDITRIFRENSLCIKRAEISTKGGRVKDTFYVTDVTGNPVDPKIIEAIRGQIGKTKLKVKHSPIVAPKPPERTTGFFLGNFFKARSFQNFKLIRSYS
- the LOC123222672 gene encoding ACT domain-containing protein ACR6-like isoform X2 codes for the protein MDLIIKKAYISSDGGWFMDVFNVIDHNGNKIRDKEVINYIQTRLESDASFSPSLRSSVGVIPSEDHTSIELTGNDRPGLLSEICAVLADLQCNVVNAEIWTHNARAAAVVHVTDHSTGCAIKDSKRLSTIKQLLCNVLNANNDFKGAKTTLSPPGVMNRERRLHQIMFDDRDYERVERTLGRVEDKSSRPQVTVLNIEKDYTVITMRSKDRPKLLFDIVCTLTDMQYVVFHGMVDTGEMEAYQEFYIRHVDGLPISSDAERERVIQCLEAAIERRASEGLELELCTEYRIGLLSDITRIFRENSLCIKRAEISTKGGRVKDTFYVTDVTGNPVDPKIIEAIRGQIGKTKLKVKHSPIVAPKPPERTTGFFLGNFFKARSFQNFKLIRSYS
- the LOC123222500 gene encoding pentatricopeptide repeat-containing protein At5g14080 isoform X1 — encoded protein: MRPAAALATRTSRALISASNYTKPTRSWSPSLEQTLHRLSLRDSLSPALVAEVIDPHLLTHHSLALGFFNWASQQPNFTHSSLSYQSVLKSLSLSRQFNAIDSVLKQVKVNKVTLDASVYCFIIRSLIQGKDTQKAFLVFTELKSKCEEIGPQICNSLLAALASDGYFESALKVFDAMTQRGVEFSTIGFGVFIWRFCKNVELGQVLSMLESVKRSCNSAINGSIIAVLIVHGLCEAKRVEEANRVLDELRIRECKPDFIAYRIVAEEFKLMGDVFERETVLKKKRKLGVAPRTSDYREFILGLISERRICEAKELGEVIVGGNFPIDDDVLNALIGSVSGIDPGSAITLLNYMIGTGRLPTLLTLSNLSRNLCKHERSDELVEVYKLLSANDYFSDMESYNVMFSFLCSAGRVREAYMVLQEMKKKGLAPNVSFYNCLMEACCRKDLLRPAKKLWDEMFANGCSGNLKTYNTLIGKFSEAGEVEDALRLFHRMSAKGVTPDITTYMSLLKGLCQETNFQAAFEVFHKSVTQDTILAHRILSTLILSLCQNGHFLVAVKFLHGLAPDMGHSESHVILLKCLADAREIQVAIEHIKWLQKTSPSILQVIATELSALLSSLSQPEPILQLLQAVQENFLNSKSVS
- the LOC123222500 gene encoding pentatricopeptide repeat-containing protein At5g14080 isoform X2, which gives rise to MRPAAALATRTSRALISASNYTKPTRSWSPSLEQTLHRLSLRDSLSPALVAEVIDPHLLTHHSLALGFFNWASQQPNFTHSSLSYQSVLKSLSLSRQFNAIDSVLKQVKVNKVTLDASVYCFIIRSLIQGKDTQKAFLVFTELKSKCEEIGPQICNSLLAALASDGYFESALKVFDAMTQRGVEFSTIGFGVFIWRFCKNVELGQVLSMLESVKRSCNSAINGSIIAVLIVHGLCEAKRVEEANRVLDELRIRECKPDFIAYRIVAEEFKLMGDVFERETVLKKKRKLGVAPRTSDYREFILGLISERRICEAKELAGRVREAYMVLQEMKKKGLAPNVSFYNCLMEACCRKDLLRPAKKLWDEMFANGCSGNLKTYNTLIGKFSEAGEVEDALRLFHRMSAKGVTPDITTYMSLLKGLCQETNFQAAFEVFHKSVTQDTILAHRILSTLILSLCQNGHFLVAVKFLHGLAPDMGHSESHVILLKCLADAREIQVAIEHIKWLQKTSPSILQVIATELSALLSSLSQPEPILQLLQAVQENFLNSKSVS
- the LOC123222500 gene encoding pentatricopeptide repeat-containing protein At5g14080 isoform X3, encoding MRPAAALATRTSRALISASNYTKPTRSWSPSLEQTLHRLSLRDSLSPALVAEVIDPHLLTHHSLALGFFNWASQQPNFTHSSLSYQSVLKSLSLSRQFNAIDSVLKQVKVNKVTLDASVYCFIIRSLIQGKDTQKAFLVFTELKSKCEEIGPQICNSLLAALASDGYFESALKVFDAMTQRGVEFSTIGFGVFIWRFCKNVELGQVLSMLESVKRSCNSAINGSIIAVLIVHGLCEAKRVEEANRVLDELRIRECKPDFIAYRIVAEEFKLMGDVFERETVLKKKRKLGVAPRTSDYREFILGLISERRICEAKELGRVREAYMVLQEMKKKGLAPNVSFYNCLMEACCRKDLLRPAKKLWDEMFANGCSGNLKTYNTLIGKFSEAGEVEDALRLFHRMSAKGVTPDITTYMSLLKGLCQETNFQAAFEVFHKSVTQDTILAHRILSTLILSLCQNGHFLVAVKFLHGLAPDMGHSESHVILLKCLADAREIQVAIEHIKWLQKTSPSILQVIATELSALLSSLSQPEPILQLLQAVQENFLNSKSVS